A genomic region of Oryza glaberrima chromosome 1, OglaRS2, whole genome shotgun sequence contains the following coding sequences:
- the LOC127760496 gene encoding suppressor protein SRP40 isoform X1: MASGNSGEPSTAPQPNRWYELRLGSSCRDPSPTAKFCTLRYEFKPASIDKTQAGSLQKTKDNRVTVEFHNNQPGKPKVTFEGSQEEYKDNDGVLFFDGETFRLERLHRAVKRLRHVRVPGESSAATSATTGMGESHSPPLPKVGKSPAMSKPAVHSVPVEVERIDIGEPENPVAGLRNNNRSTTYQPVTTNPFSFSPDPNDQEENLDILGDDDNGSPNNMSSGQGASVRGFDINIPNQLDIDDEIADVDVSDEADEGLNAAEALRAQVNAEGQQDEQETSSSSGSSSSSSSSGSGSGSGSSSSDSDGSDGDSASSGGDVDI; the protein is encoded by the exons ATGGCGAGCGGCAACAGCGGCGAGCCGAGCACGGCGCCGCAGCCGAATCGGTGGTACGAGCTCCGGCTGGGCTCCTCCTGCCGCGacccctcccccaccgccaaGTTCTGCACGCTCCGCT ATGAATTTAAGCCAGCATCAATTGATAAGACTCAAGCTGGGTCTCTGCAGAAGACCAAAGATAACAGGGTTACTGTGGAATTCCACAACAATCAGCCTGGCAAGCCAAAGGTGACATTTGAAGGAAGCCAAGAAGAGTACAAGGATAATGATGGTGTCTTGTTTTTTGATGGTGAAACCTTTCGTCTGGAGCGGTTGCATCGGGCTGTCAAGAGATTAAGGCATGTCCGAGTTCCAGGAGAGTCTTCGGCAGCCACTTCGGCTACTACTGGAATGGGCGAATCACATTCCCCTCCATTACCGAAAGTTGGAAAGTCACCGGCCATGAGTAAACCTGCTGTACACTCAGTTCCT GTTGAGGTTGAACGCATTGACATTGGTGAACCTGAAAATCCAG TTGCAGGTCTAAGAAACAATAACAGGAGCACTACATACCAACCTGTTACCACAAATCCATTTTCATTTTCGCCTGATCCAAATGATCAAGAGGAGAACCTAGACATACTTGGTGATGATGACAATGGCTCACCGAATAACATGTCCTCTGGACAAGGAGCTTCTGTTCGTGGTTTTGACATCAACATACCAAACCAGCTTGACATAGATGATGAAATTGCTGATGTAGATGTCAGTGATGAGGCTGATGAGGGACTCAATGCAGCCGAGGCCCTGCGAGCTCAAGTCAATGCAGAAGGGCAGCAGGATGAGCAGGAAACCTCTAGCTCTagcgggagcagcagcagcagtagtagcagTGGAAGTGGGAGTGGTAGtggaagcagcagcagtgaTAGTGACGGCAGTGATGGTGATTCAGCCAGCTCTGGGGGTGACGTTGATATATAA
- the LOC127764742 gene encoding heavy metal-associated isoprenylated plant protein 20-like: MGVLDSLSDMCSLTETKEALKLRKKRPLQTVNIKVKMDCEGCERRVKNAVKSMRGVTSVAVNPKQSRCTVTGYVEASKVLERVKSTGKAAEMWPYVPYTMTTYPYVGGAYDKKAPAGFVRGNPAAMADPSAPEVRYMTMFSDENVDSCSIM, translated from the exons ATGGGTGTATTGGACAGCCTCTCTGATATGTGCAGCCTGACAGAGACCAAGGAAGCCCTCAAGCTAAGGAAGAAGCGGCCACTGCAG ACGGTGAACATCAAGGTGAAGATGGACTGCGAGGGGTGCGAGAGGAGGGTGAAGAACGCGGTGAAGTCGATGCGAGGGGTGACGAGCGTGGCGGTGAACCCGAAGCAGAGCCGGTGCACGGTGACCGGGTACGTGGAGGCGAGCAAGGTGCTGGAGCGCGTGAAGAGCACCGGGAAGGCGGCGGAGATGTGGCCCTACGTCCCGTACACCATGACCACCTACCCGTACGTCGGCGGCGCCTACGACAAGAAGGCCCCCGCCGGCTTCGTCCGCGGCAaccccgccgccatggccgaccCCTCCGCCCCCGAGGTCCGCTACATGACCATGTTCAGCGACGAGAACGTCGACTCCTGCTCCATCATGTAA
- the LOC127760496 gene encoding uncharacterized protein LOC127760496 isoform X2 yields the protein MASGNSGEPSTAPQPNRWYELRLGSSCRDPSPTAKFCTLRYEFKPASIDKTQAGSLQKTKDNRVTVEFHNNQPGKPKVTFEGSQEEYKDNDGVLFFDGETFRLERLHRAVKRLRHVRVPGESSAATSATTGMGESHSPPLPKVGKSPAMSKPAVHSVPVEVERIDIGEPENPGLRNNNRSTTYQPVTTNPFSFSPDPNDQEENLDILGDDDNGSPNNMSSGQGASVRGFDINIPNQLDIDDEIADVDVSDEADEGLNAAEALRAQVNAEGQQDEQETSSSSGSSSSSSSSGSGSGSGSSSSDSDGSDGDSASSGGDVDI from the exons ATGGCGAGCGGCAACAGCGGCGAGCCGAGCACGGCGCCGCAGCCGAATCGGTGGTACGAGCTCCGGCTGGGCTCCTCCTGCCGCGacccctcccccaccgccaaGTTCTGCACGCTCCGCT ATGAATTTAAGCCAGCATCAATTGATAAGACTCAAGCTGGGTCTCTGCAGAAGACCAAAGATAACAGGGTTACTGTGGAATTCCACAACAATCAGCCTGGCAAGCCAAAGGTGACATTTGAAGGAAGCCAAGAAGAGTACAAGGATAATGATGGTGTCTTGTTTTTTGATGGTGAAACCTTTCGTCTGGAGCGGTTGCATCGGGCTGTCAAGAGATTAAGGCATGTCCGAGTTCCAGGAGAGTCTTCGGCAGCCACTTCGGCTACTACTGGAATGGGCGAATCACATTCCCCTCCATTACCGAAAGTTGGAAAGTCACCGGCCATGAGTAAACCTGCTGTACACTCAGTTCCT GTTGAGGTTGAACGCATTGACATTGGTGAACCTGAAAATCCAG GTCTAAGAAACAATAACAGGAGCACTACATACCAACCTGTTACCACAAATCCATTTTCATTTTCGCCTGATCCAAATGATCAAGAGGAGAACCTAGACATACTTGGTGATGATGACAATGGCTCACCGAATAACATGTCCTCTGGACAAGGAGCTTCTGTTCGTGGTTTTGACATCAACATACCAAACCAGCTTGACATAGATGATGAAATTGCTGATGTAGATGTCAGTGATGAGGCTGATGAGGGACTCAATGCAGCCGAGGCCCTGCGAGCTCAAGTCAATGCAGAAGGGCAGCAGGATGAGCAGGAAACCTCTAGCTCTagcgggagcagcagcagcagtagtagcagTGGAAGTGGGAGTGGTAGtggaagcagcagcagtgaTAGTGACGGCAGTGATGGTGATTCAGCCAGCTCTGGGGGTGACGTTGATATATAA